The Toxorhynchites rutilus septentrionalis strain SRP chromosome 3, ASM2978413v1, whole genome shotgun sequence genome includes a region encoding these proteins:
- the LOC129774419 gene encoding uncharacterized protein LOC129774419: protein MPADGPSEHLSFEERLKKINLQQCISWLATSWEEISDKTIRNSWKKLIDGLPEDAVNVDSKAADDDFKALVSRIDSLAGTKTSEQDIDLWIKDQVYDADHNPDWVTSEVFSDDEILSSVLKKDQPEMQEEWLVDTEDGSNSFDTSITSTGDPDFGDAIKSIDCLVRYMKHDVAEVCRLNALRSKITEWLKRAC, encoded by the exons ATGCCAGCCGATGGACCAAGCGAACACTTAAG TTTCGAAGAACGATTGAAGAAGATTAATCTTCAACAGTGTATTTCGTGGTTGGCAACCTCTTGGGAGGAGATATCTGACAAAACTATACGTAATTCGTGGAAGAAATTGATCGATGGTTTGCCGGAGGATGCTGTTAATGTAGACTCGAAAGCGGCCGATGATGACTTCAAAGCGCTTGTGTCCAGGATTGACAGTTTGGCAGGAACAAAAACATCTGAGCAAGATATTGATCTGTGGATCAAAGATCAGGTGTATGATGCTGATCATAATCCAGATTGGGTAACCAGTGAAGTGTTCTCTGATGACGAGATTTTGTCATCAGTTCTCAAGAAAGATCAACCTGAAATGCAAGAAGAATGGTTGGTAGACACAGAAGATGGAAGTAATTCGTTTGATACTTCCATTACTAGTACCGGAGATCCTGATTTTGGCGATGCAATCAAGTCAATTGATTGCCTAGTTCGCTATATGAAGCATGATGTTGCAGAAGTATGCCGTTTGAACGCGCTACGTTCGAAAATCACTGAATGGCTAAAACGAGCATGTTGA